A portion of the Sphingobacterium spiritivorum genome contains these proteins:
- a CDS encoding YihY/virulence factor BrkB family protein, with translation MNKFHRILLTFKPYDNLIEWTKSVILPGFGSLPLYTVGIFFFQEIARESILNKASSLAYNFLLAMFPAIIFLFTMIPYIPIDNFQEQLLEFLKVIIPHNAFGVIQTTLEDIIKNQNGGLLSFGFVLAAFFSTNGMHTLMLAFNKASLTTENRSWVRQRLVALALSFTIIVALTVGMGIFTFAGIVINYLKSNISVDVSWFWTFIIKAARWIILFGIYFFTVSCLYKFGPASNQKWKLFSPGATLATILAILTFSGFAYYINHFGAYNKLYGSIGTIIVIMIWMYLNSLILLVGYELNASIALSKQSIKIVRPRTYNSFKPVD, from the coding sequence ATGAACAAATTTCACCGAATATTACTAACATTCAAGCCATACGATAATCTTATTGAATGGACTAAGTCTGTAATACTTCCGGGATTCGGTTCTCTGCCCTTATACACTGTTGGCATTTTCTTTTTTCAGGAGATCGCCAGAGAATCCATTTTAAATAAAGCATCATCTCTGGCCTATAATTTCCTGCTGGCTATGTTTCCGGCTATTATCTTCCTCTTTACGATGATTCCTTATATTCCAATTGATAATTTTCAGGAACAATTACTGGAATTCCTTAAAGTGATCATTCCGCACAATGCCTTTGGTGTTATCCAGACTACTCTCGAAGATATTATCAAAAATCAAAACGGGGGTTTGTTATCTTTTGGTTTTGTGCTGGCAGCATTTTTCTCTACAAATGGAATGCACACCCTCATGTTAGCGTTTAATAAAGCCTCCCTTACCACTGAAAACCGTAGTTGGGTAAGACAGCGTCTTGTGGCGTTAGCTTTATCCTTTACCATCATTGTTGCGCTCACGGTCGGAATGGGTATCTTTACATTTGCCGGGATTGTAATCAATTATCTCAAGTCAAATATTTCAGTAGATGTCTCCTGGTTCTGGACTTTTATTATTAAAGCCGCCAGATGGATTATCTTATTTGGAATCTATTTTTTCACTGTAAGCTGTCTGTATAAGTTCGGACCAGCCTCCAATCAAAAATGGAAACTATTTAGTCCGGGAGCTACGCTGGCTACCATTCTTGCGATTCTCACTTTTTCCGGATTCGCTTATTATATCAATCACTTCGGAGCATACAATAAATTATACGGATCAATCGGAACGATAATCGTGATCATGATCTGGATGTATCTAAACTCCTTAATATTACTGGTCGGATATGAACTTAATGCCAGTATAGCACTCTCCAAACAAAGTATAAAAATAGTAAGACCACGTACTTATAATTCTTTTAAGCCTGTAGATTAG
- a CDS encoding D-alanine--D-alanine ligase has product MKAKIALLTGGYTGEAEVSFKSSAFVYSQLDHNKYDVYLITITKDHWFHVNEAGVKFTVNRENFTLPLDHETILFDLAFILIHGTPGEDGRLQGYFDMLDIPYTSCDALTSSLTMNKGYTKAVLAGIPDLHMAKSVLLFEAQRADAVATVQANLSLPYFVKPNAGGSSIGMTKVKTNEELATAIDKAFDAENTGKQVIVEEFVTGREFSQGIYRNVEGLLTVLPATEVKTTREFFDYEAKYTPGLTEEITPADLTEEQQSRIAALLREVYIRLNCKGMVRIDFFLEKDTDKFYFIEINTIPGQTAQSFIPQQVRAAGMKETDFYGELIEVALKK; this is encoded by the coding sequence ATGAAAGCAAAAATAGCATTATTAACCGGAGGTTATACAGGAGAAGCAGAAGTTTCTTTTAAAAGTTCTGCATTTGTGTATAGTCAGCTGGATCACAATAAATATGATGTCTACCTGATTACCATTACTAAAGACCACTGGTTTCATGTTAATGAAGCGGGCGTTAAATTTACGGTCAACCGTGAAAACTTTACACTTCCTCTTGACCATGAAACTATTCTGTTTGATCTTGCTTTTATTCTGATTCACGGAACTCCCGGTGAAGACGGCCGTTTACAGGGATACTTTGATATGCTTGATATTCCTTATACTTCCTGTGATGCACTGACCTCTTCACTGACAATGAATAAGGGTTATACCAAAGCGGTTCTTGCTGGTATTCCGGATTTGCATATGGCAAAATCTGTATTGTTGTTTGAAGCACAGCGGGCAGATGCTGTAGCAACTGTACAAGCGAATCTGTCACTGCCGTATTTTGTAAAACCGAATGCCGGAGGAAGTAGTATAGGTATGACAAAGGTTAAAACTAATGAGGAATTAGCTACAGCAATTGATAAAGCATTTGACGCTGAAAATACAGGTAAGCAGGTTATAGTAGAAGAATTTGTGACCGGAAGGGAATTTTCACAGGGTATTTATAGAAATGTAGAAGGCTTATTGACTGTTCTTCCTGCAACTGAAGTAAAAACTACACGTGAATTTTTCGATTATGAAGCAAAGTATACCCCTGGATTGACCGAAGAGATCACACCGGCGGATCTTACTGAAGAGCAACAGTCCAGAATAGCAGCCTTACTCAGAGAAGTGTACATCCGGTTAAACTGTAAAGGAATGGTGAGAATCGACTTTTTTCTGGAAAAAGATACAGACAAGTTCTACTTTATTGAAATCAATACGATTCCGGGTCAGACAGCTCAGAGTTTTATTCCACAACAGGTACGCGCTGCAGGAATGAAGGAAACAGATTTCTACGGAGAGCTGATTGAGGTTGCATTAAAGAAATAA
- a CDS encoding hybrid sensor histidine kinase/response regulator, whose product MFVIISLIFLISIQQYKNIQKRLENIYLSINEENNDFSEILTKYNEAENYFRLFSIDFDIENYSKYEHKLLEINGAIDSMLLSSNRETNSSKSYNENIGKRKVIADDFVLLRLRISEILNYSDTLKQYPQMLSESEIFNVLPVPHSGSVKKNDSKDYIVVRKKPFFKRIFDSKNDTIALQPFVTDEIKQKEIQLQKQLNTNATNSRNKLATLKKSFFDLRQKERELLSTNFSLLYDLNKIIRDIHENQVLQKHINSSNETKTLFERTSQFKWTMISCLFFMFIMICMIIYYQLYSNYYERKLIEEKLYANKLAEEKTDTLAEITHEIRTPINSLIGIIDLLKKKENLYTDKDKLLLESAYSSIQSTSKTINDILNLSKVDDSSNNLLLSNFDINELLMDVAEQNRNQAELKNLQIKYIKEKGLRTIVYSDEFKIRHILNNLLSNSIKYSQKGTITSSVVIDIKNSQLILTVEDQGIGISADLEKTIFRKYFTVNKNNKVEGGVGLGLFILKKLVNSLNGKISFTSQSNVGTTFIITIPIPPPKQPKPGDTEKVTSVTELRKDISWLIVDDNALNLLYMKHFFALHPHVETATNGAEALEVLQKKKIDIIITDINMPVMTGDEVLMHIRKNPKYNDILVIATSSDNEQVKSLEIKHNLCFNGILIKPFNEKKLIEVISNTLNSCEKTSQ is encoded by the coding sequence TTGTTTGTAATTATATCATTAATCTTTCTCATTTCCATTCAACAGTACAAAAACATCCAGAAAAGGCTTGAAAACATCTATCTCTCCATTAATGAAGAGAACAATGATTTTTCTGAAATCCTCACCAAATATAATGAAGCTGAAAACTATTTCAGGCTGTTCTCCATTGATTTTGATATAGAAAATTACAGTAAATACGAACACAAACTTCTAGAAATCAATGGAGCTATAGATTCTATGTTGCTCTCTTCCAATCGAGAGACAAATTCCTCTAAATCCTATAATGAAAACATCGGAAAAAGGAAAGTAATAGCTGATGATTTTGTATTGTTACGACTCCGTATTTCGGAAATTCTGAATTATTCGGACACGCTAAAACAATATCCTCAGATGTTATCTGAAAGTGAGATCTTTAATGTTCTGCCTGTTCCGCATTCAGGATCCGTAAAAAAAAACGATTCCAAAGATTATATCGTAGTTAGAAAAAAACCTTTTTTCAAGAGAATATTTGATAGCAAAAATGATACTATAGCTCTCCAGCCCTTCGTTACGGATGAAATCAAACAGAAGGAAATCCAACTACAAAAACAATTAAATACCAACGCAACTAACAGTAGAAATAAGCTGGCTACATTAAAAAAATCATTCTTTGATTTACGCCAAAAAGAACGGGAATTGTTATCCACTAATTTCTCACTCTTATACGACCTGAACAAAATAATCAGAGATATCCATGAAAATCAGGTTCTTCAGAAACATATAAACTCCAGCAACGAAACAAAAACATTATTCGAAAGAACCAGTCAATTTAAATGGACAATGATCAGTTGTCTGTTTTTTATGTTTATAATGATCTGTATGATTATCTATTACCAGTTATACAGCAATTACTATGAACGTAAGCTTATCGAAGAAAAATTGTATGCCAATAAACTGGCAGAGGAAAAAACGGATACTTTAGCCGAAATAACACATGAGATCAGAACACCAATCAACTCTCTGATAGGCATTATTGATTTATTAAAAAAGAAAGAAAACCTCTATACAGATAAAGATAAATTACTTCTGGAATCTGCATATTCAAGCATTCAAAGTACCTCAAAGACTATTAATGATATCTTAAATCTCAGCAAAGTAGATGACTCCAGTAATAACCTGTTGCTGAGCAACTTTGACATCAACGAATTGCTTATGGATGTAGCTGAGCAAAATCGTAATCAGGCCGAATTAAAAAATCTACAGATAAAGTATATTAAGGAAAAAGGATTGCGAACGATTGTATATTCCGACGAATTCAAAATCAGACATATCTTAAATAATCTGCTCTCCAATTCGATCAAGTATTCTCAGAAAGGAACAATTACAAGTTCTGTTGTGATTGATATTAAAAATAGTCAGCTGATCTTAACAGTGGAAGATCAGGGCATTGGTATATCTGCAGATCTTGAAAAAACCATTTTCCGAAAATATTTTACGGTCAATAAGAATAATAAGGTTGAAGGAGGAGTTGGCCTCGGATTGTTCATCCTTAAGAAACTGGTTAACAGTCTGAATGGTAAGATTAGCTTCACGAGCCAGTCGAATGTGGGAACCACATTCATAATAACGATCCCTATTCCACCTCCAAAACAACCTAAGCCCGGAGATACCGAAAAGGTTACTTCTGTAACTGAATTACGGAAAGATATTTCCTGGCTTATTGTAGATGACAATGCGCTTAACCTCCTGTATATGAAGCACTTTTTTGCTTTACATCCTCATGTAGAAACAGCCACTAACGGAGCCGAAGCATTGGAAGTGTTACAAAAAAAGAAGATTGATATTATCATAACAGATATTAATATGCCGGTGATGACAGGTGATGAAGTACTCATGCATATTCGTAAAAATCCTAAATACAACGATATACTTGTTATTGCCACGTCTTCTGATAATGAACAGGTAAAATCGCTGGAAATCAAGCATAATCTATGCTTTAACGGCATTTTGATTAAACCTTTCAACGAAAAGAAATTAATAGAAGTGATCTCCAACACACTAAATTCCTGTGAGAAGACTTCTCAATAA
- a CDS encoding acyl-CoA thioesterase yields MFVFENQLRVRYAETDQMGYMYYGNYAAFYEVARTEMLRSTGISYKELEDMGVMLPVLELNCRFMKPARYDELITIKTIIRTKPGIRLKFEHELYNEAGELINTGATQLVFVDIKKNKPCMPPAIFQHKMAAYFGE; encoded by the coding sequence ATGTTTGTATTTGAAAACCAGTTACGTGTACGATATGCAGAAACAGATCAAATGGGATACATGTATTACGGTAATTATGCTGCATTCTATGAAGTAGCACGAACAGAAATGCTAAGAAGCACAGGCATCTCTTACAAAGAACTGGAAGACATGGGCGTCATGTTACCTGTGCTGGAGTTAAACTGCCGTTTTATGAAACCGGCACGTTATGATGAACTGATCACTATCAAAACAATAATAAGAACCAAACCCGGTATTCGTCTAAAATTTGAACACGAATTGTATAACGAAGCAGGCGAACTGATCAATACCGGAGCGACACAACTGGTATTTGTAGATATCAAAAAGAACAAACCGTGTATGCCACCGGCTATTTTTCAACATAAAATGGCTGCTTATTTTGGAGAGTAA
- a CDS encoding serine hydrolase yields the protein MKTTIFIILNLFAMHSFAQKTDTTYLQKLLESHPELFGEILNHPTHHEVQIIYTQIDRDKNNIPHFKSFSYRLNPHWYFYPASTVKLPTAILALEKINKLNIKGLTKDTPLKIDSAFEKQTRVDKDSSAETGLPTVAQYVRKILLTSDNDAQNRLFEFIGREELNKKLKKYGTQNSRIVNRLAIGDKGIWAKHTNPVTFYDGDKILYHQEARYDANDYPMNLKNTIQGKGYMNDKDEIVYQPWSFEGLNVYALEDQQLIMKKLLFPEAYTPAERFKLSKTDYDFVYDYMSRYPFESAYPKYDESEFWPTYSKLLFYGRDKQAVLNPDIRIYNKYGDSYGYNIDNAYIVDFKNGVEFLLAAVVQSNEDGIYNDGIYEYETVTYPFLKNLGQLLYQEELKRPKKVKPDLTKFDFRKKH from the coding sequence ATGAAAACAACCATTTTTATTATTCTGAATCTATTCGCTATGCATAGTTTTGCGCAAAAAACAGATACAACTTATCTTCAAAAACTACTCGAAAGCCATCCTGAATTATTCGGAGAGATTCTAAACCATCCTACACATCACGAAGTACAGATTATCTATACACAGATAGACAGGGATAAAAACAATATTCCGCATTTCAAATCATTCAGCTACAGACTCAATCCGCATTGGTATTTCTATCCGGCGAGCACTGTTAAATTGCCGACTGCTATCCTGGCTTTAGAAAAGATTAACAAGCTGAATATAAAAGGACTGACAAAAGACACTCCTCTGAAAATAGATTCTGCATTTGAAAAGCAAACCCGTGTAGATAAGGACTCTTCTGCAGAAACCGGACTCCCGACTGTCGCCCAGTACGTACGGAAAATTCTCCTTACCAGTGACAATGATGCGCAAAACAGACTGTTTGAGTTTATTGGTCGCGAAGAATTAAATAAGAAACTAAAGAAATACGGAACCCAAAATAGCCGGATAGTCAATCGTCTTGCCATTGGCGATAAAGGTATTTGGGCAAAACATACGAACCCTGTAACATTCTATGACGGGGATAAGATATTATATCATCAGGAAGCACGGTATGATGCCAATGATTATCCAATGAATCTGAAAAACACTATACAGGGAAAAGGATATATGAATGATAAAGATGAAATTGTATATCAGCCATGGAGTTTTGAAGGTCTTAATGTATATGCACTGGAAGATCAGCAACTCATTATGAAAAAATTGCTTTTCCCGGAAGCTTACACTCCTGCAGAAAGATTTAAATTATCAAAGACAGATTATGATTTTGTTTATGATTATATGTCCCGCTATCCATTCGAATCAGCATATCCAAAGTATGATGAAAGTGAATTTTGGCCGACATATAGTAAGCTTTTATTCTATGGCCGGGATAAGCAGGCTGTTTTGAATCCGGACATCCGTATCTATAATAAATATGGTGATTCCTATGGATACAATATTGACAATGCTTATATCGTAGATTTCAAAAACGGAGTTGAATTTCTGCTAGCAGCCGTTGTCCAGTCTAATGAAGACGGGATTTATAATGACGGGATTTATGAATACGAAACTGTAACTTATCCATTCTTAAAAAATCTGGGCCAACTGCTTTATCAGGAAGAATTAAAAAGGCCTAAGAAAGTAAAACCTGATCTGACAAAATTTGATTTCAGAAAGAAGCATTAA
- the mltG gene encoding endolytic transglycosylase MltG, which yields MEKKNRKMPKWLGIIIVLILVVGGYFGWKYYRAFFGSSVTANQEYLYIRDNATYEQVLQDIKEKKIVDNPDLFDFAAAQMDYKTSVKPGRYKLTPGMNNRRLIGNLRGGYQDAVKFRFETVRLKENFAALLAKNFEADSATFIQLLNNDTLAEKYGFTQDNFFTMFIPNTYEIYWNTAPEKIIARFNDEYKKFWNTERLKKAKALELTPQEVSVLASIVKGEALHKNEMPKIAGLYINRLRKGMLLQADPTVIFANQDFTIRRVLNKHLRVVSPYNTYLNRGLPPGPISLPTIASIEAVLNYEHHDFIYMVAKEDFSGYHNFSKTETEHLAYARKYQQALNDRNIKK from the coding sequence ATGGAAAAGAAAAACAGGAAAATGCCTAAATGGCTGGGAATTATAATTGTCTTAATATTAGTAGTAGGAGGTTATTTCGGATGGAAATATTACCGTGCTTTTTTTGGATCAAGCGTTACGGCTAATCAGGAATATCTTTATATCCGCGACAATGCAACATATGAGCAGGTTTTACAGGATATAAAGGAAAAGAAAATCGTTGATAATCCGGACCTGTTCGATTTTGCTGCAGCACAAATGGATTATAAAACCAGTGTAAAACCTGGTCGCTACAAGCTGACACCGGGAATGAATAACCGTCGTCTGATCGGAAATCTTCGGGGAGGTTATCAAGATGCTGTCAAGTTCAGATTTGAAACGGTGCGCCTGAAAGAAAACTTTGCGGCTTTATTAGCTAAAAATTTTGAAGCGGATTCTGCTACTTTCATTCAGTTACTGAATAATGATACATTGGCGGAAAAGTACGGATTTACCCAGGACAATTTTTTCACAATGTTTATTCCTAATACATACGAGATATATTGGAATACGGCTCCGGAAAAAATTATAGCCCGCTTCAATGACGAGTATAAAAAATTCTGGAATACAGAGCGCCTGAAAAAAGCTAAAGCTCTTGAACTGACTCCTCAGGAAGTCAGCGTACTCGCTTCTATTGTAAAAGGCGAAGCACTGCACAAAAATGAAATGCCTAAAATCGCAGGATTGTACATCAATAGATTGCGCAAAGGAATGTTATTGCAGGCAGATCCTACAGTTATATTTGCTAATCAGGATTTCACTATCCGCAGAGTACTGAACAAACATCTTCGGGTGGTATCTCCATATAACACTTATCTTAACAGGGGATTGCCTCCGGGACCCATCAGTCTGCCTACCATTGCTTCTATTGAAGCGGTATTAAATTATGAACATCATGATTTTATTTATATGGTAGCAAAAGAGGATTTTTCAGGATATCATAATTTTTCCAAAACTGAAACAGAACACTTAGCATATGCCCGTAAATATCAACAGGCATTGAATGACCGAAATATTAAGAAATAA
- a CDS encoding cryptochrome/photolyase family protein, whose translation MPVLPTAIFWFRRDLRLEDNHALFRALSSESTVQPVFIFDSTILTRLDDPADARVTFIYEQLQLLQKQLKPYGSSIRIYYGDPATVWKEIYEEYKPSSVYVNSDYEPAAITRDLLIRGILQQYEVDFNTFKDQVIFEKAEIVKNDGLPYTVYTPYKNKWLTTLEEQLPLPSYSSEQLLNNLRQADYTLPSLADFGFSLSTIPFPEKTFFTGIADYADTRDIPGLENGTSHLGVHLRFGTISIRKLVSRAYSSPEKTYLYELIWREFFMMCLWHFPHTVNQAYYSKYDHIRWENNTDHFEAWCKGQTGYPLVDAGMRELNTTGFMHNRVRMLTASFLCKHLLIDWRWGEAYFAQKLLDYDQSANIGNWQWAAGCGMDAAPYFRIFNPTLQTKKFDPQFIYIKKWVPEFQDFNYPSPIVEHTWARDRALTRYKAGFQLS comes from the coding sequence ATGCCCGTGTTACCAACAGCAATATTTTGGTTTCGACGAGACCTGAGACTGGAGGATAATCACGCTTTATTCCGTGCTTTAAGTTCTGAATCAACGGTACAGCCCGTTTTTATATTTGATTCCACCATACTGACACGGCTGGATGATCCTGCAGATGCAAGAGTAACATTTATTTACGAGCAACTTCAACTTTTACAGAAACAACTGAAGCCTTACGGAAGCAGTATAAGAATATACTATGGAGACCCGGCAACGGTGTGGAAAGAAATATATGAAGAGTACAAACCTTCATCGGTCTATGTAAATTCGGATTATGAGCCAGCTGCGATTACCAGAGATCTTCTTATACGGGGAATTTTACAGCAATATGAGGTCGATTTTAACACATTCAAAGATCAGGTTATCTTTGAAAAAGCTGAAATCGTCAAAAATGACGGACTGCCCTATACGGTATATACTCCTTATAAAAACAAATGGCTCACAACGTTGGAGGAACAACTTCCTCTACCGTCTTACAGTTCCGAACAACTCCTGAATAATCTTCGCCAAGCGGATTATACGCTTCCTTCTTTAGCGGATTTTGGTTTTTCTCTGTCCACAATTCCATTTCCTGAAAAAACTTTCTTTACAGGAATAGCTGATTATGCAGACACAAGAGATATACCAGGCCTTGAGAACGGAACTTCTCATCTGGGTGTACATCTGCGCTTCGGAACGATCAGTATACGAAAATTAGTAAGCCGTGCGTACTCATCACCGGAGAAGACCTATTTGTATGAACTTATCTGGCGCGAGTTTTTTATGATGTGTCTCTGGCATTTTCCTCATACTGTAAATCAGGCTTATTACAGCAAATATGATCATATCAGGTGGGAAAATAATACCGATCACTTTGAAGCCTGGTGCAAAGGGCAGACCGGATATCCGTTAGTGGATGCCGGAATGCGCGAGTTAAATACAACGGGCTTTATGCACAATCGGGTACGGATGCTGACAGCCAGTTTTCTCTGCAAGCATCTGCTGATCGACTGGAGATGGGGAGAGGCTTATTTTGCACAAAAATTATTAGATTATGATCAAAGTGCAAATATTGGCAACTGGCAATGGGCTGCAGGTTGTGGCATGGATGCTGCACCTTACTTCCGTATTTTTAATCCTACTCTGCAGACCAAAAAATTTGATCCTCAATTCATTTATATAAAAAAATGGGTTCCTGAATTTCAGGATTTTAATTACCCTTCTCCCATTGTCGAGCATACATGGGCGAGAGACCGGGCGCTGACCCGTTATAAAGCTGGTTTTCAGCTTTCATAG
- a CDS encoding PASTA domain-containing protein, which produces MSKIFTYLRTDTFRKNLLLAIAFFVVLFLGIYFGLGIYTKHNEAIPVPKVKGMIIEQAIDALDNAGLDYQIDSVYQMDAKPGLVIEQDPEPNFHVKSGRTIYLTIISKTAPEIDFPNIIDKTLIEASAILKNHGFRLGDTTYIADIAKDVVLDVKFAGQKLKPGRMVPKGSRIELVLGDGRGEDEINIPNLLGLTLTEAKFALQGVGLNVGVVQYQGTVSDSTAARVISQTPDTTVGLVSLGTPINLSLSQQ; this is translated from the coding sequence ATGTCAAAAATATTCACCTACTTAAGGACTGATACCTTCAGAAAGAATTTATTGTTAGCAATTGCCTTTTTTGTTGTCCTTTTTCTGGGCATTTACTTTGGATTAGGTATTTATACAAAACATAATGAAGCGATTCCGGTACCAAAGGTCAAAGGAATGATAATCGAACAGGCTATTGATGCATTAGACAATGCCGGACTGGATTATCAGATCGATTCTGTTTATCAGATGGATGCCAAGCCAGGTCTGGTCATTGAACAGGATCCTGAGCCCAATTTTCATGTTAAGAGCGGACGTACGATTTATCTGACAATTATTTCCAAGACTGCACCTGAGATTGATTTTCCAAATATTATTGACAAAACGCTTATTGAAGCTTCTGCAATTCTGAAAAATCATGGATTCCGTCTGGGTGACACAACCTATATTGCTGATATTGCCAAGGATGTAGTATTAGATGTAAAGTTTGCCGGGCAAAAGCTAAAACCCGGCCGTATGGTACCAAAAGGCTCACGTATAGAACTTGTATTGGGTGACGGTCGCGGGGAAGATGAGATAAATATTCCGAATCTGCTAGGGCTGACCTTAACCGAAGCTAAATTTGCATTACAGGGTGTAGGACTAAATGTCGGCGTAGTACAATACCAGGGGACAGTAAGTGATTCTACAGCAGCACGTGTCATCAGTCAGACTCCGGACACGACTGTAGGTTTGGTGAGTTTAGGAACTCCTATCAACCTTTCACTTTCTCAGCAATAG
- a CDS encoding dihydrofolate reductase, whose translation MSHLKITLIVAAAENNVIGKDNQMPWHLPNDFKYFKKNTLEHSVIMGRKTFEAIGKALPDRRNIVISRNQDFHHPDVDTANSLQEAILYCRDEREVFVIGGANVYEQTLPFAHKVLLTRVHTTIEGDAVFPVLNPEEWILESEEKHFADEKHAFDYTFQVFNRK comes from the coding sequence ATGTCACATTTAAAAATAACACTCATCGTTGCGGCAGCTGAAAACAATGTCATTGGCAAAGACAATCAAATGCCCTGGCATTTGCCGAATGACTTTAAATACTTCAAGAAAAATACGCTCGAACACAGTGTCATTATGGGACGTAAAACATTTGAAGCCATTGGTAAAGCTCTACCAGACCGTCGTAATATTGTAATCTCACGCAATCAGGATTTTCATCATCCGGATGTAGATACAGCCAACAGTCTGCAGGAAGCAATCTTATACTGCAGGGATGAGAGAGAAGTATTTGTGATCGGCGGAGCGAATGTATATGAGCAAACCCTTCCTTTTGCACATAAAGTGTTGTTAACACGTGTACATACTACTATTGAAGGTGACGCTGTATTTCCTGTATTAAACCCTGAAGAATGGATACTGGAAAGTGAAGAGAAGCACTTTGCAGACGAAAAACATGCATTTGATTATACATTTCAGGTTTTCAACCGTAAGTAA
- a CDS encoding thymidylate synthase: protein MKQYLDLLKHVYTNGVTKTDRTGTGTKSVFGYQMRFNLKEGFPLVTTKKLHLRSIIHELIWFLKGETNIQYLKENGVSIWDEWADEQGNLGPVYGSQWRSWPTPAGEHIDQIAQVIKQLKNTPDSRRIIVSAWNVAEIEHMALPPCHAFFQFYVAPAQPEAGIMKPQLSCQLYQRSADIFLGVPFNIASYALLTMMVAQVCDMEAAEFIHTLGDAHIYSNHFEQTELQLSRDPKPLPKMIINPDVRDIFDFKFGDFELVDYESHPHIKAPVAV, encoded by the coding sequence ATGAAACAGTATTTAGATCTCCTTAAGCACGTATATACCAATGGTGTAACCAAGACTGACCGTACAGGTACAGGTACAAAGAGTGTGTTTGGCTATCAGATGCGTTTCAATTTAAAAGAGGGATTCCCTTTGGTTACGACAAAAAAACTACATCTGCGTTCCATTATCCATGAGCTGATCTGGTTTTTGAAAGGAGAGACCAATATTCAGTATCTAAAGGAAAATGGTGTGAGTATCTGGGATGAATGGGCAGATGAGCAGGGCAATCTTGGCCCGGTATATGGTTCGCAATGGCGTTCATGGCCAACTCCTGCCGGAGAACACATTGATCAGATCGCTCAGGTGATCAAGCAACTCAAAAATACTCCAGACTCACGAAGAATAATTGTTTCTGCATGGAATGTAGCCGAAATAGAACATATGGCTTTGCCCCCTTGTCATGCTTTTTTCCAGTTTTATGTTGCTCCGGCACAGCCGGAAGCCGGCATTATGAAGCCACAATTGTCGTGTCAGCTCTACCAACGGAGTGCTGATATATTCCTGGGTGTACCTTTTAACATTGCGTCCTATGCGTTATTAACCATGATGGTTGCACAGGTTTGTGATATGGAAGCTGCAGAATTTATTCATACACTGGGTGATGCTCATATATACAGCAATCACTTTGAACAAACTGAATTACAGCTGAGCAGAGATCCAAAGCCGCTTCCGAAAATGATCATCAATCCCGATGTTCGTGATATTTTTGATTTCAAATTCGGAGATTTTGAACTGGTAGATTACGAATCTCACCCGCACATCAAGGCACCAGTAGCCGTTTAG